A genomic stretch from Croceibacterium aestuarii includes:
- the rimP gene encoding ribosome maturation protein RimP: MADIARLTQVIEPEATALGFELVRVKMTGSDEERTLQVMAEDPATGQLIVEQCMALSRRISAAIDAVEDSGEELVAGAYHLEVSSPGIDRPLTRPKDFANWAGHEVNIALTEKVGDHRKLRGRLLGLENGEVVVEDRKFGRIAAPLDIVHSAKLVLTNELIAATKPLDMSGADEFEETPDEEKVED, from the coding sequence ATGGCCGATATCGCGCGCCTGACGCAAGTGATCGAACCCGAGGCAACCGCCCTCGGCTTCGAACTCGTGCGCGTGAAGATGACCGGCAGCGACGAGGAACGCACGCTGCAGGTCATGGCGGAGGACCCGGCGACCGGGCAGCTGATCGTCGAGCAGTGCATGGCCCTCTCGCGGCGCATTTCCGCCGCGATCGACGCGGTCGAGGACTCCGGCGAGGAGTTGGTCGCAGGCGCCTATCACCTCGAAGTCAGCAGCCCCGGAATCGACCGCCCGCTGACCCGGCCGAAGGACTTTGCCAACTGGGCCGGGCATGAGGTAAATATTGCCCTGACGGAGAAGGTCGGCGACCACCGCAAGTTGCGCGGGCGTCTGCTCGGCCTCGAGAATGGCGAGGTGGTAGTGGAGGACCGCAAGTTCGGCCGCATCGCCGCCCCGCTCGACATTGTTCACTCGGCGAAGCTGGTCCTCACCAACGAGCTGATCGCCGCCACCAAGCCGCTCGATATGAGCGGTGCCGACGAATTCGAAGAAACACCAGACGAAGAGAAGGTCGAAGACTGA
- a CDS encoding SufE family protein, which translates to MRPLSDIAEEYDFLDADERYRLLIELGRELEPMPAPLKTDATLVRGCSAQVWIYPVEEGEALHWLADSNAAITKGIVALVLSAVQDKPAAEVAQMDVAAALEPFDLRNQLSSNRTQGVPNMMALIRRTAERFAQQS; encoded by the coding sequence ATGCGCCCGCTTTCAGACATTGCCGAGGAATACGACTTCCTCGATGCCGACGAACGCTACCGCCTGCTGATCGAACTCGGCCGCGAACTCGAGCCGATGCCGGCGCCGCTCAAGACCGACGCCACGCTGGTCCGGGGCTGCTCGGCGCAAGTGTGGATCTATCCGGTCGAAGAGGGCGAGGCTCTGCACTGGCTGGCCGACAGCAACGCCGCGATCACCAAGGGCATCGTTGCGCTGGTTTTGTCGGCGGTGCAGGACAAGCCCGCCGCCGAGGTGGCGCAGATGGACGTGGCCGCCGCGCTCGAGCCCTTCGACCTCAGGAACCAGCTCAGCTCCAACCGCACCCAGGGCGTGCCCAACATGATGGCGCTGATCCGCCGGACCGCAGAGCGGTTTGCGCAGCAATCCTAA